From the Eremothecium cymbalariae DBVPG#7215 chromosome 6, complete sequence genome, one window contains:
- the NET1 gene encoding Net1p (similar to Ashbya gossypii AAL181C), which translates to MYKLQVVLVPPSTETGIPILGIPSTTSDNTQLTAQPHQQPISASSVVGARNDYSPNTGNTSTNTVYFSSFLGSHIRRPKYKKFLHFTKPTNSLYQLAEEIVEKCNKMYPNLLEEPEIVTLQDINECDLDPDFVVKDVFNMDNTVRVVLKNELDPADENDTNTIYLSKKRKLNNGIATTPVSSTSTTAVPSSMINVVKKRATTLKNSALRVSTPLANQIYPPPAEKQVNSDFEDDDVADKSILPPPPPQSPPIRISSGIDQKRVKANENTVSMSETVDPNKARQQRLPSGTPIRPASLIETPNRVNLTGPTVLSESTLSQNKHTTSPMVTNIRITSGMLQIPEPRISEIERELKEGPASPAVDLPAKSNRIPMKKPYNPIDQQDEDVSSSSSSAHEEATRPVHLPNGIERRSSQAIRQSSSTIADDNGSPNRSIPFENGVAAVTELPSPRKSSLEQRVDKLTKGKNKDDNATGITRKDHFSDEESEASQNGSVVVNRPETRSEKGFQKAELLKILNSKRFELPTRFQHGTQEEEQLGSPQSRNKKKPYLTVLNKDIDNSTPDPRNILPRRTQRHAAQKAAQFISKGKSRKEQESESAGEAKPQSEPTSDGGSATDESEGVFLNENNSFKKLNIHPLKESVVHDDSSSLQSDSSSRPRTEDDKPSQEIDKEQVNNPSVSPGPSASKTVPIMTPTLLSSTSDRSEFALPKKFESTFSTPKMQQLAPAKKVESTQKRNATVINKNSEATQQKAKSASTKVVSAAAATTTTVSKNSPSSGSDPTKVNTKKVSSEVDAKSKHSPMSETDTITKSPNSLKKANFISNFSEDNVLNHDKPILLKTIGKKKTSVTKHTGSKQSPVPAKKLNNVISKEKFFQTPEFIESSEDDNEDKSSSKSNINASQNFITEPVKASKRGRSAKNTMSEPNKSSSLNSAELKKSVKDALDNAAAAASKMINEKLALAEAEPTLSPAGSVSKLDELRSKFAKGRVQGNNLQKQNKNGTPTSKSPKHVGSSISDNESKNVSYGNSSADESSDESSTDDEDTTMVKKSRRGIVQPPKGAVAMVSKSVAETHALGLETTSQSKQDSKKNFTNTNNRGAPLTKFMEQKSPTSSEVNSSRTESTGKVGTHRSLGSLSDLASRGVPEVREKSAVANNKLLSNQPIHDDSSSEESEDDLIESESESDSDESSSDGDESSDDGNNFISASSASKALGKKKKSNSGFASLLRDSQKK; encoded by the coding sequence TTGTACCACCTAGTACGGAGACAGGTATTCCTATTTTAGGGATTCCTTCAACTACCTCCGATAACACACAATTAACAGCTCAGcctcatcaacaacctATCTCCGCATCAAGTGTTGTAGGTGCGAGAAATGATTATTCTCCAAACACTGGTAATACCTCTACAAACACTGTTTACTTTTCAAGTTTCCTTGGATCTCATATAAGGAGGCCCAAGTATAAGAAGTTTCTACATTTCACAAAGCCAACGAATAGTTTGTACCAATTAGCTGAGGAGATTGTAGAGAAATGCAATAAGATGTATCCGAACTTGTTAGAAGAACCTGAGATTGTTACTTTACAGGATATCAACGAGTGCGATTTAGATCctgattttgttgttaaGGATGTGTTCAATATGGATAATACTGTACGCGTTGTACTTAAGAATGAATTGGATCCAGCAGATGAGAATGACACTAATACTATATATCTGAGCAAAAAACGGAAGCTCAACAATGGTATTGCAACTACTCCTGTTTCTTCAACGTCTACGACCGCTGTGCCCAGTTCTATGATTAATGTTGTGAAGAAGCGCGCTACCACTCTCAAAAATTCTGCATTGAGGGTTTCCACCCCTTTAGCTAACCAGATCTACCCTCCTCCTGCAGAGAAACAAGTGAATTCTGACTTTGAAGACGACGATGTTGCTGATAAATCTATATTACCGCCTCCGCCTCCACAATCTCCTCCGATCAGGATTAGTTCTGGGATCGATCAAAAGAGGGTAAAGGCTAATGAAAATACTGTATCTATGTCTGAGACAGTGGATCCCAACAAGGCTAGACAACAAAGACTGCCATCCGGGACCCCAATCAGACCGGCAAGCCTCATTGAGACACCTAATAGGGTTAATCTGACCGGCCCCACAGTCCTTTCAGAATCGACTCTCTCGCAAAACAAACACACTACTTCTCCAATGGTCACTAATATAAGAATAACCTCAGGCATGTTACAAATTCCTGAACCAAGGATTTCTGAGATTGAAAGGGAGTTAAAGGAGGGCCCAGCAAGTCCAGCAGTTGATCTCCCAGCAAAGTCTAATAGAATTCCAATGAAGAAGCCATACAATCCGATCGACCAGCAAGATGAGGAtgtctcttcttcttcgtcttctgCTCATGAGGAAGCAACGCGTCCTGTTCATCTTCCCAACGGGATAGAAAGACGTTCTTCTCAGGCTATTCGTCAGTCTTCTTCTACAATTGCAGATGACAACGGCTCCCCAAATAGAAGTATTCCCTTTGAGAATGGCGTAGCCGCAGTTACAGAATTACCGTCTCCACGCAAAAGTTCTCTTGAACAAAGAGTAGATAAACTGACAAAAGgcaaaaataaagatgacAATGCAACTGGTATTACGAGAAAAGACCATTTTAGTGATGAGGAATCGGAAGCCTCGCAGAATGGGAGTGTAGTTGTAAACAGACCGGAAACGCGAAGTGAAAAGGGTTTTCAGAAGGCGGAACTATTAAAAATCCTTAATAGCAAACGATTTGAACTTCCAACACGTTTCCAGCATGGCACTCAAGAGGAAGAACAGTTAGGGTCCCCTCAATCTcgcaacaaaaaaaagccTTATCTGACAGTTCTgaataaagatattgataACTCTACTCCTGATCCTAGAAACATACTGCCTCGTCGTACGCAAAGGCATGCAGCTCAAAAAGCGGCGCAATTTATTTCAAAGGGCAAATCAAGAAAAGAACAGGAGTCTGAATCGGCTGGCGAGGCCAAACCACAGTCCGAACCTACTTCTGACGGTGGTTCAGCAACGGATGAGAGTGAAGGTGTCTTCCTCAACGAGAATAATAGCTTTAAAAAACTAAACATCCATCCATTAAAGGAGTCAGTGGTACATGAtgattcatcttcattgCAAAGTGATAGCAGTTCTCGTCCAAGAACCGAAGATGATAAACCATCTCAAGAGATTGATAAGGAACAAGTTAATAATCCTTCTGTAAGCCCTGGTCCCTCTGCTTCGAAAACTGTACCTATTATGACCCCAActcttctttcttctacTTCAGATAGATCTGAGTTTGCATTGCctaaaaaatttgaatcCACTTTTTCCACACCAAAGATGCAGCAGTTGGCACCCGCAAAGAAGGTAGAATCTACACAAAAACGCAATGCTACagttatcaacaaaaattctgAAGCCACTCAACAGAAAGCCAAATCTGCTTCTACAAAGGTtgtttctgctgctgctgctactactactactgTTAGTAAGAACTCCCCAAGCTCAGGTTCCGATCCTACAAAAGTTAACACTAAAAAAGTATCTTCTGAGGTCGATGCCAAGTCTAAACATAGTCCTATGAGTGAAACAGACACCATTACTAAGAGTCCTAACTCGCTTAAAAAAGCAAATTTTATAAGCAACTTCAGCGAAGATAATGTCCTAAATCATGACAAGCcaattttgttgaaaactATTGGTAAGAAGAAAACATCTGTTACAAAGCACACGGGATCAAAACAATCTCCAGTTCCAGCAAAGAAATTAAATAACGTTATTTCTAAGGaaaaattcttccaaaCTCCAGAGTTTATTGAAAGTTCCGAAGACGATAATGAAGACAAGTCGAGTTCAAAAAGTAATATCAATGCCAGCCAAAATTTTATTACAGAGCCAGTAAAGGCTTCCAAGAGGGGACGGTCAGCAAAGAATACTATGTCAGAACCTAACAAATCGAGCAGTTTAAATAGTGCAGAACTCAAAAAGTCTGTAAAGGACGCTCTGGATaatgcagctgcagctgcatcAAAGATGATTAATGAGAAACTGGCACTGGCCGAAGCTGAGCCCACTTTGTCTCCTGCTGGAAGTGTTTCTAAATTGGATGAGCTGAGATCAAAATTTGCAAAAGGTAGAGTACAAGGCAATAATTTACAAaagcaaaacaaaaatggaacACCAACTTCTAAAAGTCCTAAACATGTCGGTTCTTCTATAAGTGATAATGAAAGTAAAAACGTATCATATGGGAATTCGTCTGCCGATGAATCTTCAGATGAATCTTCaactgatgatgaagacaCCACAATGGTGAAAAAGTCACGTAGAGGTATAGTTCAACCGCCAAAAGGCGCAGTTGCAATGGTTTCTAAATCAGTTGCTGAAACTCATGCTCTGGGGTTGGAAACAACCTCACAATCAAAGCAGGACTCCAAGAAGAACTTCACAAACACTAATAATCGAGGAGCACCTCTGACTAAATTTATGGAACAAAAGTCTCCAACTTCCTCTGAAGTTAACTCATCACGTACAGAATCAACTGGTAAGGTGGGAACACATAGATCTTTAGGTTCTCTTTCTGATCTTGCATCTCGCGGTGTTCCAGAAGTTAGAGAGAAGAGTGCTGTGGCAAACAATAAGTTATTATCGAATCAACCAATTCATGATGATTCTAGCTCTGAAGAGAGTGAGGATGATTTAATTGAGAGTGAGAGTGAGAGTGACTCCGATGAAAGTAGTAGCGATGGCGATGAATCGTCGGATGATGGAAACAATTTCATTAGTGCCAGCTCTGCTTCTAA